A window from Thermosipho africanus Ob7 encodes these proteins:
- a CDS encoding fluoride efflux transporter FluC, with protein MKSLYVAFGGALGAVSRYVISKFINSSFSFSFVPWGTIFVNVVGSFLLSFLMFLSISKTDISQTFILFFGTGFLGAFTTFSTFAYEFLSIFLTQPLRATVYFIANIFLGFFAAILGMFLGRGRIL; from the coding sequence ATGAAGAGCTTGTACGTTGCATTTGGTGGAGCTTTAGGTGCTGTTTCAAGGTATGTGATTTCAAAGTTTATTAATTCATCTTTTTCATTTAGTTTTGTCCCTTGGGGGACAATTTTTGTAAATGTAGTTGGTTCTTTTTTACTTTCTTTTCTGATGTTTTTAAGTATTTCAAAAACAGATATATCACAAACATTTATACTATTTTTTGGAACAGGTTTTCTTGGAGCATTTACAACATTTTCAACTTTTGCATATGAATTTTTATCAATTTTTTTGACTCAACCATTGAGGGCAACTGTGTATTTTATTGCAAATATCTTTTTAGGATTTTTTGCAGCTATATTGGGTATGTTTTTGGGTAGGGGGAGAATATTATGA
- a CDS encoding DUF190 domain-containing protein, whose protein sequence is MKLLRVYLGEKDFEKGIPTAEYIMKLAYKEGMKGVTILKGIMGFGKKRHIHRSDFFSISEDLPVVIDIVDEAEKINMFVEKLKELNFDCLIVEIPVVAHYMESKK, encoded by the coding sequence ATGAAGTTACTTAGAGTTTACCTTGGAGAAAAAGATTTTGAAAAAGGGATTCCAACTGCTGAGTATATAATGAAACTTGCCTATAAAGAAGGGATGAAAGGCGTTACTATATTGAAGGGTATAATGGGATTTGGTAAAAAGAGGCATATTCACAGAAGTGATTTTTTTAGTATTTCAGAAGATTTACCTGTGGTTATTGATATAGTTGATGAAGCTGAAAAGATAAATATGTTTGTTGAAAAGTTAAAAGAATTAAATTTTGATTGTCTTATAGTTGAAATTCCTGTGGTAGCTCATTATATGGAGTCAAAAAAATGA
- a CDS encoding THUMP domain-containing class I SAM-dependent RNA methyltransferase, protein MKLMITCTAGLEGATALELKNLGYKIVDSQSGRIYIEGDLKDIPRLNMFLRTAERVYIVLAQDRVETFDELYYVIYSVNWEEFVDGKVLISDVSVRNSKLSAKGAIISVSYAAISKKISRKTNNIYPIRLIIKNDILQVLLDTTGKDALSKRGYRLKTSKAPLRETIAAALVLLSRWDKKSTLIDPFCGSGTILIEAALYKENIPPSFLRHFVSEKWSILKDYWPERKKYKVNVDNLIGFDIDKEVLKVARENEKRANINGIIFENIDFNNLKKFENCWVVTNPPYGERLKNDINFSKLWNIFVDSKIYILSPDSNFEKCVQKKARKKIRFQNSGIWVWLYMFY, encoded by the coding sequence ATGAAATTAATGATAACTTGCACTGCAGGTCTTGAAGGTGCAACGGCACTAGAATTAAAAAATTTGGGTTATAAAATTGTGGATTCACAATCAGGAAGAATATACATTGAAGGGGATTTAAAAGACATTCCAAGACTTAATATGTTTCTTAGAACTGCTGAGAGGGTATATATTGTTTTAGCACAAGATAGAGTTGAAACCTTTGATGAACTCTATTATGTAATTTATTCGGTAAATTGGGAAGAATTTGTTGATGGAAAAGTTTTAATCTCTGATGTCTCTGTAAGAAATTCTAAACTATCTGCAAAAGGTGCTATTATTTCAGTAAGCTATGCAGCAATTAGTAAAAAAATTTCAAGAAAAACTAATAATATTTATCCAATCAGGCTAATTATTAAAAACGATATTCTACAAGTTTTGCTTGATACTACAGGAAAAGATGCATTAAGTAAAAGAGGATATAGGCTAAAGACTTCAAAGGCTCCATTAAGAGAAACTATAGCTGCTGCTTTAGTTCTTCTTTCAAGATGGGATAAAAAATCTACTTTGATTGATCCATTTTGTGGGAGTGGAACAATTTTAATTGAAGCAGCACTTTATAAGGAAAATATTCCTCCATCTTTTTTGAGACATTTTGTATCTGAAAAATGGAGTATTTTAAAAGATTATTGGCCTGAGAGAAAAAAGTATAAAGTTAATGTGGATAATTTAATTGGATTTGATATTGATAAAGAAGTACTAAAAGTTGCAAGGGAAAATGAAAAAAGGGCAAATATAAACGGGATAATATTTGAGAATATAGATTTTAATAATTTAAAAAAATTTGAAAATTGTTGGGTTGTAACTAACCCTCCATATGGTGAAAGATTAAAGAATGATATTAATTTTTCAAAACTTTGGAATATTTTTGTTGATTCAAAAATTTATATACTATCCCCAGACTCAAACTTTGAAAAATGCGTTCAAAAAAAGGCAAGGAAAAAAATCAGATTTCAAAATAGTGGTATTTGGGTATGGCTGTATATGTTTTATTGA
- a CDS encoding TIGR03960 family B12-binding radical SAM protein, whose protein sequence is MINQFLHNNLLKVQKPARYIGDEYNIVKKDPNGKLRIALSFPDVYEVGMSHYGLEVLYHYLNQLPNFYAERVFLPWVDMINLMQEKDIPLFTLETKTPVKEMDVLGVSLEYELAFTNVLKLLELAKISIEAEHRKKDDPIVVAGGPVSYNIEPISKAFDIVFIGDGEKNLKELFELLYYTRGEDRIKRLEEVAKIQGVYVPIFYKQIGRKIVPIGNVPKKIKKSVIEDLDKAIVPIKQILPNVQSIHDRAVIEISRGCTRGCRFCHAGYVYRPVRQRSVENIVENAKKMLKETGYEELSFLSLSAMDYTAINQIVDKIISYSIENKISISIPSTRVDALNIEIMSKIASVRKRGITLAPEAGSQIMRDKINKNINFEEIYNSAKKAKEAGWNRIKLYFMVGFDGEKDSDIEDIGRLLIEIKKLKYRDITASVNLLVPKPHTPMQFAKLQLPEYTEHVFSILRKYRKYAKIDINDGKKSFIEGLLSRGDRKLFEVIKIKYKKSYYDEWTEFFSFEDWMEAFKEARVDYNEYMGPFTLKDEFAWEHIDCGVTKQFLWKEYNKYLNGDITKDCRFGDCSICGVCQILKVENNLKV, encoded by the coding sequence ATGATAAATCAATTTTTGCATAATAATCTTTTAAAGGTTCAAAAGCCTGCAAGATACATTGGTGATGAATACAATATTGTAAAAAAGGATCCAAATGGAAAGCTGAGAATTGCACTTTCGTTTCCCGATGTGTATGAAGTTGGAATGTCTCATTATGGACTAGAGGTTTTATACCATTATTTAAACCAACTTCCAAATTTTTATGCTGAAAGAGTGTTTTTACCTTGGGTTGATATGATTAACTTGATGCAGGAAAAAGATATACCACTTTTTACATTGGAGACTAAAACTCCGGTAAAAGAAATGGATGTACTTGGTGTTTCTTTAGAGTATGAACTTGCATTTACTAATGTTTTAAAACTTTTAGAATTAGCCAAGATTTCAATTGAAGCTGAACATAGAAAAAAAGATGATCCAATAGTTGTTGCAGGTGGGCCTGTTTCTTACAATATTGAGCCTATTTCTAAAGCGTTTGATATTGTATTTATTGGTGATGGAGAGAAAAATTTAAAAGAGTTATTCGAACTTTTATATTATACAAGAGGAGAAGATAGAATAAAAAGATTAGAAGAGGTAGCAAAGATACAAGGAGTTTATGTTCCAATTTTTTACAAGCAAATTGGAAGAAAAATTGTCCCAATTGGAAACGTTCCAAAAAAAATAAAAAAGAGTGTTATCGAAGATTTGGATAAAGCAATAGTTCCTATAAAGCAAATACTGCCAAATGTTCAGAGTATTCATGATAGAGCAGTTATTGAAATTAGTAGAGGTTGTACAAGAGGTTGTAGATTTTGCCATGCTGGGTATGTTTATAGACCAGTTAGGCAAAGAAGTGTTGAAAATATTGTTGAAAACGCGAAAAAAATGTTGAAAGAAACTGGATATGAAGAATTATCTTTTTTGTCTCTCTCTGCAATGGATTATACGGCAATAAATCAAATTGTTGATAAAATTATTTCATATTCAATTGAAAATAAAATTTCTATATCTATTCCATCAACACGTGTTGATGCATTAAATATTGAGATTATGTCGAAGATTGCTTCTGTTAGAAAACGTGGAATAACTCTTGCACCAGAAGCAGGTTCTCAAATAATGAGAGATAAGATTAATAAAAATATAAATTTTGAAGAAATTTATAACAGTGCTAAAAAAGCAAAAGAGGCAGGTTGGAATAGAATAAAATTGTATTTTATGGTAGGTTTTGATGGAGAAAAAGATAGTGATATTGAAGATATAGGAAGGTTGTTGATAGAAATTAAGAAATTAAAATATAGGGATATTACTGCTTCAGTAAATCTTTTAGTTCCAAAACCACATACACCAATGCAATTTGCAAAATTGCAACTTCCAGAATACACTGAACATGTCTTTTCTATTTTGAGAAAATATAGAAAATATGCTAAGATTGATATTAATGACGGTAAAAAAAGTTTTATTGAAGGATTATTATCACGTGGTGATAGAAAATTGTTTGAAGTTATAAAGATAAAGTATAAAAAATCTTATTATGATGAGTGGACTGAGTTTTTTAGTTTTGAAGATTGGATGGAAGCATTCAAAGAAGCAAGAGTTGACTATAATGAATACATGGGGCCGTTTACTTTGAAGGATGAATTTGCCTGGGAGCACATAGATTGTGGAGTAACAAAGCAGTTTTTGTGGAAAGAATATAATAAATATTTAAATGGAGATATAACTAAAGATTGTAGATTTGGTGATTGTAGTATTTGTGGTGTGTGTCAAATTTTGAAGGTGGAAAATAACCTGAAGGTTTGA
- the secG gene encoding preprotein translocase subunit SecG, producing MGTVMLVVHAIIGVILIYLSLKQMGKFAELGGAFGSGSMNTIFGRDKGLDAEGKLTVLFGILFFVSSILTAFFISR from the coding sequence ATGGGTACAGTTATGCTTGTTGTTCACGCAATTATTGGTGTAATTCTTATTTACCTTTCTTTAAAGCAAATGGGAAAATTTGCCGAACTTGGTGGAGCATTTGGATCAGGTTCAATGAACACTATTTTTGGTAGAGATAAAGGGCTTGACGCCGAGGGGAAATTAACAGTTTTATTTGGAATATTATTTTTTGTTTCAAGCATATTAACAGCATTTTTTATTTCTAGATAA
- the tyrS gene encoding tyrosine--tRNA ligase, which produces MDFSKQLEILKKNVVDFVSEEELVERLKENRPLRVKLGVDPSRPDLHLGHAVVLKKLKQFQELGHHIILIIGDFTARIGDPTGRNSTRPMLSEEEVRKNAETYANQAFKILDKEKTEIRFNNEWLGKMKFEDVVKLAGKYTVARMLERDDFAKRLSQGYPISIAEFLYPLAQAYDSVAIQADVELGGTDQLFNLLVGRKIQEEYGQKPQIVMTMPIIEGTDGKLKMSKSYDNYIAFTDEPNDMYGKVMSIPDELIAKYMRLITDIEESEIEEYERLMKEGKINPRDVKMRLAREIVAFFYDKEKARMAEENFVKVFRQKEIPDEMPEIQVEPGEYNIVDLVIKVNSNYSKSEVKRLISQGGVYFDGKRVNDFKQIVKVEKEHILRLGKRKFFKLITKN; this is translated from the coding sequence TTGGATTTTTCAAAGCAGCTTGAGATATTAAAGAAGAATGTAGTAGATTTTGTAAGTGAAGAGGAATTAGTTGAAAGGCTTAAAGAAAATAGACCTTTGAGAGTAAAACTCGGAGTAGATCCTTCCAGACCTGACCTTCATTTAGGACATGCTGTTGTGTTAAAAAAATTAAAACAATTTCAAGAATTAGGTCACCACATAATATTGATTATTGGTGACTTTACTGCTCGTATTGGGGATCCAACAGGAAGGAATTCTACAAGACCGATGCTTTCTGAAGAAGAAGTAAGAAAAAATGCTGAAACTTATGCAAATCAAGCTTTTAAAATTTTAGATAAAGAAAAAACTGAGATTAGATTTAATAATGAATGGCTTGGGAAGATGAAGTTTGAAGATGTTGTAAAACTTGCTGGAAAATACACAGTTGCAAGGATGCTTGAAAGAGATGATTTTGCAAAAAGACTTTCTCAGGGATATCCTATAAGCATTGCAGAATTTTTGTATCCTCTTGCTCAGGCATATGATTCGGTCGCCATTCAGGCAGATGTTGAACTTGGTGGTACGGATCAGTTGTTTAATCTTCTTGTTGGAAGAAAGATCCAAGAAGAATATGGTCAAAAGCCGCAGATTGTTATGACGATGCCAATTATTGAAGGAACAGATGGAAAGTTAAAAATGAGTAAAAGTTATGATAACTACATAGCATTTACTGATGAACCAAATGATATGTATGGAAAGGTTATGTCAATACCTGATGAACTAATTGCTAAATATATGAGATTGATTACGGATATAGAGGAAAGTGAAATAGAAGAATATGAAAGGCTAATGAAAGAAGGAAAGATAAATCCTAGAGATGTTAAGATGAGGCTTGCAAGAGAAATTGTTGCGTTCTTCTACGACAAAGAAAAAGCCAGAATGGCGGAAGAAAATTTTGTAAAAGTATTCAGGCAAAAGGAAATACCAGATGAAATGCCAGAAATTCAAGTTGAACCTGGAGAGTACAATATAGTTGATTTGGTAATAAAAGTCAATAGTAATTATAGTAAAAGTGAGGTAAAAAGGTTAATAAGTCAAGGTGGAGTTTATTTTGATGGGAAAAGAGTTAACGATTTTAAACAAATTGTAAAAGTTGAAAAAGAGCATATTTTAAGGCTTGGTAAGAGAAAGTTCTTTAAGTTGATAACAAAAAATTAA
- a CDS encoding S-layer homology domain-containing protein → MKKLLVILSVVLVSVFALAELKDVPTNHWAYDSVVMLEKAGVITGYPDGTFKGTNNVTRYELAVFLARTMKLLEEDIQKLSVTVDVHENDISALYDIVGQLKKSVALMAKSEDVEALSKRVDVLDKDIIRIYESLTKKASKEDVEQMLNGSLESVNGQIEFLYKKITLSEENGKKYTDEKVNELAGKVLNIETNVNDAIPMLRNLVYQNSENIKNLESKLIRYINVKIKSVDSKLKALDEVKQMAEFNTDTLNGFAAKLGEVEYALRKQIEETNKVVEENSKEIEGLKTNVEEVKASVNEKASKTEVEDLSKKVDSVNTMSILGLVAGLVGLGLAIYAAFVKP, encoded by the coding sequence ATGAAGAAATTGTTAGTTATATTGTCAGTAGTTTTAGTATCAGTTTTTGCATTAGCAGAATTAAAAGATGTGCCAACTAATCATTGGGCTTATGATTCAGTTGTTATGCTTGAGAAAGCGGGGGTTATCACGGGTTATCCAGATGGGACATTTAAGGGTACAAATAACGTTACAAGATATGAACTTGCAGTATTTTTGGCAAGAACTATGAAATTATTAGAGGAGGATATTCAAAAATTATCCGTGACAGTCGATGTTCATGAAAATGACATTTCAGCACTTTATGATATTGTTGGACAATTAAAGAAGAGCGTAGCTCTTATGGCAAAATCAGAAGATGTGGAAGCACTTTCAAAAAGAGTTGATGTTTTAGATAAAGATATTATAAGAATTTACGAAAGTTTGACGAAGAAAGCTTCCAAAGAAGATGTTGAGCAAATGTTAAATGGATCTTTAGAATCAGTAAATGGCCAAATTGAATTTTTATACAAAAAGATTACTTTGTCAGAGGAAAATGGAAAGAAATACACTGATGAAAAGGTAAACGAATTAGCAGGAAAAGTTTTGAATATTGAAACAAACGTTAACGATGCAATTCCAATGCTTAGAAATTTGGTTTACCAAAATTCAGAAAATATAAAGAATTTGGAATCAAAATTGATTAGATATATAAATGTAAAAATAAAATCTGTTGATTCAAAATTAAAAGCATTAGATGAAGTAAAACAAATGGCAGAGTTTAATACAGATACATTAAATGGTTTTGCAGCAAAATTAGGTGAAGTAGAATATGCTTTAAGAAAACAAATTGAAGAAACAAATAAAGTTGTTGAAGAAAATTCTAAAGAAATAGAAGGTTTAAAAACAAATGTTGAAGAAGTTAAAGCAAGCGTTAACGAAAAAGCATCGAAAACAGAAGTTGAAGATTTAAGCAAGAAAGTAGATTCTGTAAATACAATGTCAATTTTAGGTCTTGTTGCAGGATTAGTTGGTTTAGGACTAGCAATTTATGCAGCATTTGTAAAACCATAA
- the eno gene encoding phosphopyruvate hydratase, with protein sequence MYIEIIDVFAREVLDSRGNPTVEVEVMLEDGSIGRAIVPSGASTGKFEALELRDGDKKRYLGKGVLKAVENVNELIAPKLLGLNAYDQVYIDNVLLELDGTENKSKLGANAILGVSMAVARAAANSLQLPLYKYLGGVNAKVLPVPLMNVINGGAHADNNLDIQEFMIVPAGAPSFREALRYGAETFHALKKILKEAGHVTAVGDEGGFAPNLKNNEEAIQVLIQAIQAAGYEPGKDIFIALDVAASEFYNEETGKYFIDGSEKTVDELIEYYKSLIEKYPIISIEDPFDQEDWEAYQKFNKEVGNKVQIVGDDLYVTNVKRLQKGIELKASNSILIKLNQIGSVTETLNAIELAKTNNMTNVISHRSGETEDTFIADLAVATNAGLIKTGSLSRSERIAKYNQLLRIEEELGDVAQYRGLDAFYSIKR encoded by the coding sequence ATGTACATTGAAATTATCGATGTTTTTGCAAGAGAAGTACTTGATTCCCGCGGAAATCCTACTGTTGAAGTTGAAGTTATGTTAGAAGATGGCTCAATAGGTAGAGCTATCGTACCTTCTGGTGCATCTACTGGAAAGTTTGAAGCTTTAGAATTAAGAGATGGTGATAAAAAAAGATATCTAGGAAAAGGTGTATTAAAAGCAGTTGAAAATGTAAATGAGCTAATTGCACCAAAACTTTTAGGCCTTAATGCTTACGATCAAGTTTATATTGATAACGTTCTTCTTGAACTTGATGGTACAGAAAATAAAAGTAAATTAGGTGCAAATGCAATTTTAGGAGTTTCTATGGCAGTTGCTAGAGCAGCAGCAAATTCGTTACAACTTCCATTGTACAAATATCTTGGCGGTGTGAATGCAAAGGTTTTACCAGTACCTTTAATGAACGTTATTAACGGTGGTGCACATGCAGATAACAACCTTGATATTCAAGAATTTATGATTGTCCCTGCAGGAGCACCAAGTTTTAGAGAAGCTTTAAGATATGGAGCAGAAACCTTCCATGCACTTAAAAAAATTTTAAAAGAAGCAGGACATGTAACTGCAGTAGGTGATGAAGGAGGATTTGCGCCAAACTTGAAAAATAATGAAGAGGCAATTCAAGTTTTAATACAAGCAATTCAAGCAGCAGGTTACGAGCCAGGAAAAGATATCTTTATAGCATTGGATGTTGCAGCAAGTGAATTTTATAATGAAGAAACTGGAAAATACTTTATTGATGGTAGTGAAAAAACAGTTGATGAATTAATTGAGTATTACAAATCATTAATTGAAAAATATCCTATTATTTCAATTGAAGATCCATTTGATCAAGAGGATTGGGAAGCATATCAGAAATTTAATAAAGAAGTTGGAAACAAAGTGCAAATAGTTGGTGATGATTTATACGTTACCAATGTAAAAAGATTACAAAAAGGTATTGAATTAAAAGCATCTAATTCAATATTAATAAAGCTCAATCAAATTGGTTCAGTAACTGAAACACTTAATGCAATAGAACTTGCAAAAACAAACAACATGACAAATGTAATTTCTCATAGATCTGGTGAAACCGAGGATACATTTATTGCTGATCTTGCAGTTGCAACAAATGCTGGCTTGATAAAGACAGGATCACTTTCTAGAAGTGAAAGAATTGCAAAATACAATCAACTTCTCAGAATCGAAGAAGAGCTTGGAGATGTTGCTCAATATAGAGGATTGGATGCATTTTATTCAATAAAAAGATAA
- the xerA gene encoding site-specific tyrosine recombinase/integron integrase, translating into MDKVIEMFSDYLAHVRRHSENTLKAYKKDVRNFLTYVGKQVNNIERKDVEEFLKALSKGDITGESPRETTISRYISSLNSFFNYLELSGMISENPMERIKHPRIRRKIPDFLTEDEVSSLIEAFNEENELKQKTAISLLYYAGLRISELCNLRTTDISFIPPFLRVEMGKGRKDRLVPLPDKVIPILKKYIDLENPKIFVFENGKKHVHPSTVFRWLKEGIKRANIKKDVHPHTLRHSYATHLIRKGVNIKVVQELLGHTNLSTTSIYLHVADQEKFDAVKKL; encoded by the coding sequence ATGGATAAAGTAATTGAAATGTTTTCAGATTATCTTGCTCACGTAAGAAGACATTCTGAAAATACATTAAAAGCCTACAAAAAAGATGTCAGAAATTTTTTAACATATGTTGGAAAACAAGTTAATAATATCGAAAGAAAAGACGTAGAAGAATTTTTAAAAGCTCTCTCAAAAGGTGATATTACAGGTGAAAGTCCTCGTGAAACTACTATATCAAGGTATATTTCTAGTTTGAATTCTTTTTTTAATTACCTTGAACTTTCTGGAATGATTTCTGAAAACCCCATGGAAAGAATTAAACATCCTAGAATTAGGAGAAAAATCCCTGATTTTCTCACTGAAGATGAAGTTTCAAGTTTAATTGAGGCTTTCAATGAAGAAAATGAGCTTAAACAAAAAACTGCCATATCATTACTTTACTATGCTGGACTTAGAATTAGCGAGCTGTGTAATCTTAGAACCACTGACATTTCTTTTATTCCACCTTTTTTAAGGGTAGAAATGGGAAAAGGTAGAAAGGACAGACTAGTTCCACTGCCTGACAAAGTAATACCAATACTAAAAAAATATATAGATCTTGAAAATCCCAAAATATTTGTATTTGAAAATGGAAAAAAACATGTACATCCTTCAACTGTTTTTAGATGGTTAAAGGAAGGAATAAAAAGAGCAAATATAAAAAAAGACGTACATCCACATACTCTAAGACATTCATATGCAACTCATCTGATACGAAAAGGGGTAAATATAAAAGTTGTTCAAGAATTATTGGGTCATACAAATCTAAGCACCACAAGTATTTATCTACACGTTGCCGATCAAGAAAAATTTGATGCTGTTAAAAAGTTGTAA